The following are from one region of the Escherichia sp. E4742 genome:
- the pgtB gene encoding two-component system sensor histidine kinase PgtB, with protein MKQLHTIGTSLRLAFVFSAVLTLFVSVVSLYSWHEQNSQVRYALDDYFPRIQASFLFEENLTALVNEFNELQQTTNTDSRLQVREQIEQRLQKIQSINPHLDSVHQSALNQQVASSRKLLGNLDKALNEHNKENGKLDVISSRVNWLHDDFNNELNSLTQDLSWQQSSLLNQLSQRKDLHENQGLQNALQSIQNELQLVFELSHIETEIVSTLKEMLNTHNNDTESLKQHIQYLDFLKHSIDENVRSLASYSSTITLHQTVYSLWELGTQQNYLPGTLAAWQQAQQTLMNTIRDKERVFTQIRGQLETQLGNSHQQLQTFNLRLEKIMQISGLLIFAAMVTALLFVILVNYFYIRPRMIRRFRLLNDAVVKLSNGELDADIPVSGNDELGRIANLLRQTIEQINQQQRQLGQEICDRIATEKNLRTAQSELIQTAKLAVVGQTMTTLAHEINQPLNALSMYLFSANRAIEQQDTGLAKNYIVTMRSLVERMDNIVKRLRNFARRRDSELVGGAINLQQVIYSSWELLALKHRPLKASLHYPDNFPAVYGDDVLIQQVLVNLFTNALEASQEKPPIITINFEEEDTTLTLYIADNGKGWPVLLADRLLTPFTTDKAVGLGIGLSISHSIMRQCQGELYIASTLDRHALVILRFRKL; from the coding sequence GTGAAACAACTACATACTATCGGGACGAGCTTGCGTCTCGCCTTTGTTTTTAGTGCCGTTCTTACGCTATTCGTTAGTGTAGTTAGCCTTTATTCCTGGCATGAACAAAATTCCCAGGTTCGCTACGCACTTGACGATTATTTCCCACGAATTCAGGCTTCATTTCTTTTTGAAGAAAACCTTACGGCATTGGTAAATGAATTCAATGAGCTACAACAGACAACCAACACCGATAGCCGCCTTCAGGTAAGAGAGCAAATTGAACAACGGCTACAAAAAATTCAGTCAATTAATCCCCATCTTGATTCAGTACATCAAAGTGCGCTTAACCAACAGGTCGCCAGTAGTCGCAAATTGCTTGGCAATCTCGATAAGGCATTGAATGAACATAATAAGGAAAACGGAAAACTCGACGTTATATCGTCAAGAGTTAACTGGTTGCATGACGATTTCAATAATGAACTCAACTCCCTGACTCAGGATTTAAGTTGGCAACAATCATCATTGCTCAATCAACTCAGCCAACGGAAAGATCTTCACGAAAACCAGGGGTTGCAAAATGCACTGCAATCTATTCAAAACGAGTTACAGCTCGTTTTCGAACTCTCACATATAGAAACTGAAATCGTCAGTACCTTAAAGGAGATGCTTAACACGCATAACAATGATACCGAGTCGTTAAAACAACATATTCAATACCTGGATTTTTTGAAGCATAGCATTGACGAAAATGTGCGGTCGTTAGCTTCTTATTCCAGCACTATTACATTACACCAGACAGTTTATTCCCTGTGGGAACTGGGTACACAGCAAAATTATCTACCCGGAACTCTGGCCGCCTGGCAGCAGGCTCAACAGACCCTTATGAATACTATCAGGGATAAAGAGCGTGTATTTACGCAAATACGCGGCCAATTAGAAACGCAACTGGGTAATAGCCATCAACAGCTACAAACTTTCAATCTGCGATTAGAAAAAATAATGCAAATCAGTGGACTACTGATTTTTGCCGCTATGGTGACGGCCTTACTGTTCGTTATTCTGGTAAATTACTTCTACATTCGGCCAAGGATGATCCGCCGTTTTCGCTTACTGAATGATGCCGTCGTCAAATTAAGTAACGGTGAACTCGATGCAGATATTCCAGTCTCCGGCAATGATGAGCTTGGCAGAATTGCCAACCTACTCCGCCAAACGATAGAGCAAATTAATCAGCAGCAACGTCAACTGGGGCAGGAAATCTGTGATCGAATCGCGACAGAAAAAAATCTGCGAACAGCACAAAGTGAATTGATCCAAACCGCCAAACTGGCCGTGGTTGGGCAGACAATGACAACACTGGCACATGAAATCAATCAACCGCTTAATGCATTATCTATGTACCTGTTCAGCGCCAATCGCGCTATAGAGCAACAAGACACTGGTTTGGCGAAAAACTATATCGTTACGATGCGATCGCTGGTTGAGCGCATGGATAATATCGTTAAACGACTGCGAAACTTCGCCCGCCGACGCGATAGTGAACTCGTAGGTGGAGCAATTAATTTACAGCAGGTAATTTATTCATCCTGGGAGCTTCTGGCATTAAAACATCGACCACTGAAAGCATCTCTTCACTACCCGGATAATTTTCCTGCCGTTTATGGCGACGATGTTTTGATTCAACAAGTTTTAGTTAATTTATTTACGAATGCCCTGGAAGCCAGTCAGGAAAAACCGCCCATAATAACCATTAACTTTGAAGAAGAAGACACCACGTTAACGCTCTATATTGCTGATAATGGAAAAGGCTGGCCAGTGCTTCTGGCTGATCGACTATTAACACCGTTTACGACTGACAAAGCTGTAGGTTTGGGTATTGGTCTTTCGATTAGTCATTCTATTATGCGCCAGTGCCAGGGAGAGTTATATATCGCGTCAACTCTCGACCGCCATGCGCTGGTTATTCTACGTTTCAGGAAACTTTAA
- the metJ gene encoding met regulon transcriptional regulator MetJ has product MAEWSGEYISPYAEHGKKSEQVKKITVSIPLKVLKILTDERTRRQVNNLRHATNSELLCEAFLHAFTGQPLPDDADLRKERSDEIPEAAKEIMREMGINPETWEY; this is encoded by the coding sequence ATGGCTGAATGGAGCGGCGAATATATCAGCCCATACGCTGAGCACGGCAAGAAGAGTGAGCAAGTCAAAAAGATTACGGTTTCCATTCCTCTTAAGGTGTTAAAAATCCTCACCGATGAACGCACGCGTCGTCAGGTGAACAACCTGCGTCACGCTACCAACAGCGAACTGCTGTGCGAAGCGTTTCTGCATGCCTTTACCGGGCAACCTCTGCCGGATGATGCTGACCTGCGTAAAGAGCGCAGCGACGAAATTCCGGAAGCGGCAAAAGAGATCATGCGTGAGATGGGGATTAACCCGGAGACGTGGGAATACTAA
- the pgtP gene encoding phosphoglycerate transporter PgtP, with protein MLSLLKPKVATHKVPESEVKSTYNRYRMQALFSVFIGYLSYYIVRNNFVLSTPYLKQELNLSATQIGLLSSCMLIAYGISKGIMSSLADKANPKVYMAVGLILCALVNVALGFSFAFWMFAGLVILNGFFQGMGVGPSFITIANWFPRKERGIVGAVWNISHNVGGGIVAPIVGGAFAVLGTEHWKIATYVIPAIVSVFIAIVVLMSGKGSPVSEGLPSLNEIVPDDVSIKAKDDRAPEDMTAWQIFCTYVLKNKNAWFVSFVDVFVYMVRFGIISWLPIYLLSVKHFTKTEMSTAFLIFEWAAIPTTLFAGWLSDKLFHGRRMPPAIISMVLIFFCLLGYWKSDSLLSITIFAACVGCLIYVPQFLASVQTMEIVPSFAVGSAVGLRGFMSYILGATLGTSLFGIMVDEVGWDGGFYLLLAGVICCIIFCTLTHFGAIAMEKQRQNDAETYQPELQTQKS; from the coding sequence ATGCTTTCTTTATTGAAACCTAAAGTGGCAACACATAAGGTTCCTGAAAGTGAAGTGAAAAGTACCTATAATCGTTACCGTATGCAGGCGTTATTCAGCGTATTTATCGGTTATCTTTCGTATTACATTGTCAGGAATAACTTTGTTCTCTCTACACCGTATTTAAAACAAGAGCTTAATCTTTCTGCGACGCAAATAGGGCTGTTAAGCAGTTGTATGCTGATCGCCTACGGTATTAGTAAAGGGATAATGAGTAGTCTGGCCGATAAAGCTAATCCCAAAGTATATATGGCAGTGGGTTTAATACTTTGTGCTCTCGTTAACGTGGCACTTGGTTTTAGTTTCGCATTCTGGATGTTTGCAGGACTTGTCATTCTGAATGGTTTCTTTCAGGGAATGGGTGTTGGCCCGTCATTTATTACGATCGCCAACTGGTTTCCTCGTAAAGAACGGGGCATCGTCGGTGCGGTCTGGAATATTTCGCACAACGTGGGTGGCGGTATTGTTGCTCCGATTGTTGGTGGTGCATTTGCTGTGCTGGGGACTGAACACTGGAAAATAGCAACATATGTTATTCCAGCGATTGTCTCTGTTTTCATTGCTATCGTGGTACTGATGTCAGGTAAAGGTTCACCGGTAAGTGAAGGTTTGCCGTCATTAAACGAAATCGTTCCGGACGACGTCAGCATTAAAGCAAAAGATGATCGTGCGCCGGAAGATATGACTGCCTGGCAAATTTTTTGTACCTATGTGCTTAAAAATAAGAATGCCTGGTTTGTCTCTTTCGTTGATGTTTTTGTCTATATGGTGCGTTTTGGAATTATCAGCTGGTTACCTATTTATCTGTTAAGCGTGAAGCATTTTACGAAGACCGAAATGAGTACGGCATTTTTAATCTTCGAATGGGCGGCTATTCCAACGACATTATTTGCTGGCTGGTTGAGTGATAAATTATTCCATGGTCGCCGTATGCCGCCAGCGATTATCAGTATGGTATTGATTTTCTTCTGCCTGTTGGGCTACTGGAAAAGCGATTCTCTACTCTCTATTACTATCTTCGCTGCTTGCGTGGGCTGCCTTATCTATGTTCCGCAGTTCCTGGCCTCTGTTCAGACAATGGAAATTGTTCCCAGTTTTGCCGTGGGCTCCGCTGTCGGTTTGCGTGGTTTCATGAGCTATATTCTTGGAGCGACGCTTGGTACAAGTCTGTTTGGTATTATGGTCGATGAGGTTGGTTGGGATGGTGGTTTTTATCTTCTGCTTGCTGGTGTTATCTGTTGCATCATTTTCTGTACGTTAACGCACTTTGGTGCGATCGCTATGGAAAAACAACGTCAAAATGATGCTGAGACGTATCAACCAGAGCTTCAGACCCAAAAAAGCTAG
- the malI gene encoding Mal regulon transcriptional regulator MalI produces the protein MKKVSIIDVAKRAGVSVSTVSLVLRQKGKISETTIGKVHAAIDELGYVHNVAAANLRSHTSNLIGLILRDFSDSFSIKVMASIVQELEAQGYMVFLGQPQNEHEHLERCLLSFKQQGVAGVIYLASDAHRETLPTLIRQCSLPLVVASQTPIKDECNLVLRDNQQAASLATRYLIERGHRYIAYLGGRESDLIRQQRLVGFRQTLAKFGIACRDEFTPACDDNTNAASIATRQLLENNNAITALLCHSPDAMIGGINGIHQVGRTVGKDVFLTQQVALIGFEDMLHINLTSPVFTWVSSASEETGRQAATLMIRKLKDPDLQTQRIALSGQLVVRESA, from the coding sequence TTGAAGAAAGTCAGCATAATTGATGTTGCCAAAAGAGCTGGAGTTTCCGTCTCTACTGTGTCGCTAGTGTTGCGCCAGAAAGGGAAAATCTCGGAGACGACCATCGGGAAAGTTCATGCTGCTATTGACGAACTGGGCTACGTGCATAATGTTGCCGCCGCCAATTTACGTTCCCACACTTCAAATCTTATTGGACTGATTTTACGTGATTTTAGCGATAGCTTTTCCATCAAAGTGATGGCCAGCATTGTTCAGGAACTGGAAGCTCAGGGATATATGGTTTTCCTCGGGCAACCACAGAACGAGCATGAACATCTTGAACGTTGTTTACTTTCCTTCAAGCAACAAGGTGTTGCCGGAGTGATTTATCTGGCTTCCGATGCGCATCGTGAAACCCTCCCCACACTAATCCGCCAGTGTTCGCTTCCCCTTGTTGTCGCGTCACAAACGCCTATCAAAGATGAGTGCAACCTGGTGTTGCGTGACAACCAGCAGGCAGCAAGTCTTGCCACTCGTTATTTAATTGAGCGCGGCCATCGTTACATTGCCTATCTCGGTGGCAGAGAAAGCGATCTTATCCGTCAGCAGCGACTGGTTGGTTTTCGCCAGACCCTGGCAAAATTTGGCATTGCTTGTCGTGACGAGTTCACGCCAGCCTGTGACGATAATACCAACGCCGCCAGCATAGCTACGCGCCAGTTGCTGGAGAATAACAACGCCATTACCGCCCTGCTCTGCCATTCCCCTGATGCCATGATTGGCGGTATCAACGGCATACATCAAGTGGGGCGCACCGTCGGGAAAGACGTCTTTCTGACCCAGCAGGTAGCGCTAATTGGTTTTGAAGATATGCTGCACATCAACCTGACCTCTCCTGTTTTCACCTGGGTCTCTTCCGCCAGTGAAGAAACCGGACGCCAGGCAGCGACCCTGATGATTCGCAAATTAAAAGACCCGGATTTGCAAACCCAAAGAATTGCGCTTTCCGGGCAACTGGTGGTGCGAGAATCGGCGTAA
- a CDS encoding ABC transporter substrate-binding protein: MIRIIQRALICWILYSSVASAHELVIATTLSSEATEHIISQWQKQPQATKIRTLNRTSASIERLLENPLGENIDLVLSSSPMLLQRLQSKNLLQPFNNQIETSRKLVPESIRSTTVAVAISGYGILINVAHLEDKKEPVPTSWQELSKSRYQGTLLMSSPSRSDTTHLMIEDLLQQQGWSSGWSTLLKIGGNLATISSRSFGVANKISTGLGDAGPVIDNYANVLLNNSTLRFSYFPNSRAAPMFIAITEGSNHPQEAGRFIDFLLSPEGQQALSDSDSGKYPVYPLPSGTPLADQQMRLFASPSLDYPLIMQRQKLVQLLFDYAITFRLTELQKSWKALYAAEHRLKRTLPEVRALLTAVPITPQQSVNPTYLQQFELQSGFREAQIMAWQQFFLQQQQLVNSQLESLK, translated from the coding sequence ATGATTCGCATTATACAAAGAGCGCTAATCTGTTGGATTTTATATAGCAGCGTTGCCTCAGCGCATGAATTAGTGATTGCTACAACGCTTTCTTCGGAAGCGACAGAACACATTATCAGTCAATGGCAAAAGCAACCACAGGCAACCAAAATCCGTACGCTCAACCGAACCAGTGCATCTATTGAGCGCCTGCTGGAAAATCCATTGGGTGAAAATATTGATCTGGTACTGAGTTCATCCCCTATGTTGCTACAGCGGTTACAAAGTAAAAATCTGCTTCAGCCATTTAATAATCAAATAGAAACAAGTAGAAAGTTAGTACCGGAATCCATTCGCTCAACCACCGTTGCTGTTGCCATATCGGGCTACGGCATTCTTATCAATGTGGCGCATCTGGAAGACAAAAAAGAGCCTGTGCCAACGTCATGGCAGGAATTAAGTAAGTCGCGTTATCAAGGAACGCTATTAATGAGCAGTCCTTCTCGTTCGGATACTACTCATCTGATGATTGAAGATCTCCTGCAACAACAAGGATGGAGTAGCGGTTGGAGTACACTACTGAAAATAGGCGGCAATCTCGCCACCATTTCATCACGTAGCTTCGGTGTAGCAAATAAGATCAGTACAGGACTGGGGGACGCTGGTCCGGTAATCGACAATTACGCTAATGTACTACTTAATAATTCAACTTTACGTTTCAGCTATTTCCCCAACTCGCGCGCAGCGCCTATGTTTATTGCCATTACAGAAGGCAGTAATCATCCACAAGAGGCGGGACGTTTTATTGATTTCTTGTTGAGTCCGGAAGGCCAACAAGCACTGAGCGATTCTGATTCAGGAAAGTATCCGGTATATCCTCTGCCCTCCGGCACTCCACTCGCTGACCAACAAATGCGGTTATTTGCATCTCCTTCGCTTGATTACCCGTTGATCATGCAACGCCAAAAGCTCGTGCAATTGTTATTTGATTATGCGATTACTTTTCGCCTTACCGAGCTTCAGAAAAGTTGGAAAGCATTATATGCCGCAGAACATCGGCTTAAGCGGACATTGCCAGAGGTGCGCGCACTATTAACCGCGGTTCCCATTACCCCGCAACAGTCTGTTAATCCTACATATCTACAGCAATTCGAGCTGCAATCAGGTTTTCGTGAAGCCCAGATTATGGCATGGCAGCAGTTTTTCCTGCAGCAGCAGCAATTAGTGAATTCACAACTTGAGTCATTAAAGTGA
- a CDS encoding YiiX family permuted papain-like enzyme produces the protein MKNRLLILSLLVSVPAFAWQPQTGDIIFQISRSSQSKAIQLATHSDYSHTGMLVIRNKKPYVFEAVGPVKYTPLKQWIAHGEDRKYIVRRVEGGLNPEQQQKLAQTAKRYLGKPYDFSFSWSDDRQYCSEVVWKVYQNALEMRMGEQQKLKEFDLSNPLVQGKLKERYGKNIPLEETVVSPQALFDAPQLTTVAKEWPLFSW, from the coding sequence ATGAAAAACAGGCTGCTGATCCTCAGCCTGCTGGTTTCTGTGCCTGCCTTTGCCTGGCAACCGCAAACCGGCGACATCATCTTTCAGATCTCTCGCTCATCGCAAAGTAAAGCGATCCAACTGGCAACTCATTCCGATTACAGCCACACCGGTATGCTGGTGATACGCAACAAAAAGCCCTACGTTTTTGAAGCGGTCGGCCCGGTAAAATACACCCCGCTCAAGCAGTGGATCGCCCACGGTGAAGATCGCAAATACATTGTTCGCCGCGTTGAAGGCGGACTGAATCCCGAACAACAGCAAAAACTGGCGCAAACGGCAAAACGTTATCTCGGCAAACCGTATGACTTTAGCTTCTCGTGGAGCGATGATCGTCAGTACTGCTCGGAAGTCGTTTGGAAGGTTTATCAGAACGCGCTGGAAATGCGCATGGGTGAACAGCAAAAGCTGAAAGAATTCGATCTTAGCAACCCGCTGGTCCAGGGAAAGCTTAAAGAACGGTACGGTAAAAATATCCCGCTTGAGGAAACGGTGGTTTCGCCACAAGCCCTTTTCGATGCGCCACAACTCACTACCGTCGCCAAAGAGTGGCCACTGTTTTCGTGGTAA
- the metL gene encoding bifunctional aspartate kinase/homoserine dehydrogenase II → MSVIAQAGAKGRQLHKFGGSSLADVKCYLRVAGIMAEYSQPDDMMVVSAAGSTTNQLINWLKLSQTDRLSAHQVQQTLRRYQCDLISGLLPAEEADSLISAFVSDLERLAALLDSGINDAVYAEVVGHGEVWSARLMSAVLNQQGLPAAWLDAREFLRAERAAQPQVDEGLSYPLLQQLLVQHPGKRLVVTGFISRNNVGETVLLGRNGSDYSATQIGALAGVSRVTIWSDVAGVYSADPRKVKDACLLPLLRLDEASELARLAAPVLHARTLQPVSGSEIDLQLRCSYTPDQGSTRIERVLASGTGARIVTSHDDVCLIEFQVPTSQDFKLAHKEIDQILKRAQVRPLAVGVHNDRQLLQFCYTSEVADSALKILDEAGLPGELRLRQGLALVAMVGAGVTRNPLHCHRFWQQLKGQPVEFTWQSDDGISLVAVLRTGPTESLIQGLHQSVFRAEKRIGLVLFGKGNIGSRWLELFAREQSTLSARTGFEFVLAGVVDSRRSLLSYDGLDASRALAFFNDEAVEQDEESLFLWMRAHPYDDLVVLDVTASQQLADQYLDFASHGFHVISANKLAGASDSNKYRQIHDAFEKTGRHWLYNATVGAGLPINHTVRDLIDSGDTILSISGIFSGTLSWLFLQFDGSVPFTELVDQAWQQGLTEPDPRDDLSGKDVMRKLVILAREAGYNIEPDQVRVESLVPAHCEGGSIDHFFENGDELNEQMVQRLEAAREMGLVLRYVARFDANGKARVGVEAVREDHPLASLLPCDNVFAIESRWYRDNPLVIRGPGAGRDVTAGAIQSDINRLAQLL, encoded by the coding sequence ATGAGTGTGATTGCGCAGGCAGGGGCGAAAGGTCGTCAACTGCATAAATTTGGTGGCAGTAGTCTGGCTGATGTGAAGTGTTATTTGCGTGTCGCGGGCATTATGGCTGAGTACTCCCAGCCCGATGATATGATGGTGGTTTCCGCCGCTGGTAGCACCACTAACCAGTTGATTAACTGGTTGAAACTAAGCCAGACCGATCGTCTCTCTGCGCATCAGGTTCAACAAACATTACGTCGTTATCAGTGCGATCTGATTAGCGGCCTGTTACCCGCCGAAGAAGCCGATAGCCTCATTAGCGCCTTTGTCAGCGATCTTGAACGCCTGGCCGCGCTGCTCGACAGCGGTATTAACGACGCGGTGTATGCAGAAGTGGTGGGCCACGGGGAAGTATGGTCGGCGCGCCTGATGTCTGCGGTGCTTAATCAACAAGGGCTGCCAGCGGCCTGGCTTGATGCCCGCGAGTTTTTACGCGCTGAACGCGCCGCACAACCGCAGGTTGATGAAGGGCTTTCTTACCCGCTGCTGCAACAGTTGCTGGTACAACATCCGGGCAAGCGTCTGGTGGTGACCGGGTTTATCAGCCGCAATAACGTTGGTGAAACGGTGCTGCTGGGGCGTAACGGTTCCGACTATTCCGCGACACAAATCGGTGCGCTGGCGGGTGTTTCTCGCGTAACCATCTGGAGCGACGTCGCCGGGGTATATAGCGCCGACCCGCGTAAAGTGAAAGATGCCTGTCTGCTGCCATTGCTGCGTCTGGATGAAGCCAGCGAACTGGCGCGTCTGGCGGCTCCCGTTCTTCATGCCCGTACTTTACAGCCTGTATCCGGTAGTGAAATCGATCTGCAACTGCGCTGTAGCTACACGCCGGATCAAGGCTCCACACGCATTGAACGCGTGTTGGCTTCCGGTACTGGCGCGCGTATTGTCACCAGCCACGATGATGTCTGTTTGATTGAGTTTCAGGTGCCTACCAGTCAGGATTTCAAACTGGCACATAAAGAGATCGACCAGATCCTGAAACGCGCGCAGGTGCGCCCACTGGCGGTTGGTGTGCATAACGATCGCCAGTTGCTGCAATTTTGCTACACCTCTGAAGTGGCTGACAGCGCCCTGAAAATCCTCGACGAAGCGGGATTACCTGGCGAACTGCGCCTGCGTCAGGGGCTGGCACTGGTGGCGATGGTCGGGGCAGGCGTCACCCGTAACCCGCTGCATTGCCACCGCTTCTGGCAGCAACTGAAAGGCCAGCCGGTCGAATTTACCTGGCAGTCCGATGACGGCATCAGTCTGGTGGCAGTACTGCGCACCGGCCCGACCGAAAGCCTGATTCAGGGCCTGCATCAGTCCGTCTTCCGCGCAGAAAAACGCATCGGCCTGGTATTGTTCGGTAAGGGCAATATCGGTTCCCGCTGGCTGGAACTGTTCGCCCGTGAGCAGAGCACGCTCTCGGCGCGTACCGGCTTTGAATTTGTGCTGGCAGGCGTGGTGGACAGCCGCCGCAGCCTGTTGAGCTATGACGGACTGGACGCCAGCCGCGCGTTAGCCTTCTTTAATGATGAAGCGGTCGAGCAGGATGAAGAGTCGCTGTTCCTGTGGATGCGCGCCCATCCGTATGATGATTTAGTGGTGCTGGACGTTACTGCCAGCCAGCAGCTTGCCGATCAATATCTCGATTTCGCCAGCCACGGTTTCCACGTTATCAGCGCCAACAAACTGGCGGGAGCGAGCGACAGCAATAAATATCGCCAGATCCACGACGCCTTCGAAAAAACCGGGCGTCACTGGCTGTATAACGCCACCGTCGGTGCGGGGTTGCCGATCAACCATACCGTGCGCGATCTGATCGACAGCGGCGACACCATTTTGTCGATCAGCGGGATCTTCTCCGGCACGCTCTCCTGGCTGTTCCTGCAATTCGACGGCAGCGTGCCATTTACCGAGCTGGTGGATCAAGCGTGGCAGCAGGGCTTAACCGAACCTGACCCGCGTGACGACCTCTCCGGCAAAGACGTGATGCGCAAGCTGGTGATTCTGGCGCGTGAAGCAGGTTACAACATCGAACCGGATCAGGTACGTGTGGAATCACTGGTGCCAGCCCATTGTGAAGGTGGCAGCATCGACCATTTCTTTGAAAACGGCGATGAACTTAACGAGCAGATGGTGCAACGGCTGGAAGCGGCCCGCGAAATGGGGCTGGTGCTGCGCTATGTAGCGCGTTTCGACGCCAACGGCAAAGCGCGTGTGGGCGTGGAAGCGGTGCGTGAAGACCATCCGCTGGCATCACTGCTGCCATGCGATAACGTCTTTGCCATCGAAAGCCGCTGGTATCGCGACAATCCTCTGGTGATCCGTGGACCAGGCGCAGGGCGCGATGTCACCGCTGGGGCGATTCAGTCGGATATTAACCGACTGGCGCAGTTGTTGTAA
- the metB gene encoding cystathionine gamma-synthase gives MTRKQATIAVRSGLNDDEQYGCVVPPIHLSSTYNFTGFNEPRAHDYSRRGNPTRDVVQRALAELEGGAGAVLTNTGMSAIHLVTTVFLKPGDLLVAPHDCYGGSYRLFDSLAKRGCYRVLFVDQGDEQALQAALAEKPKLVLVESPSNPLLRVVDIAKICHLAREVGAVSVVDNTFLSPALQNPLALGADLVLHSCTKYLNGHSDVVAGVVIAKDPDVVTELAWWANNIGVTGGAFDSYLLLRGLRTLVPRMELAQRNAQVIVKYLQTQPLVKKLYHPSLPENQGHEIAARQQKGFGAMLSFELDGDEQTLRRFLGGLSLFTLAESLGGVESLISHAATMTHAGMAPEARAAAGISETLLRISTGIEDGEDLIADLENGFRAANKG, from the coding sequence ATGACGCGTAAACAGGCCACCATCGCAGTGCGTAGCGGGTTAAATGACGACGAACAGTATGGTTGCGTTGTCCCACCGATCCATCTTTCCAGCACCTATAACTTTACCGGATTTAACGAGCCGCGCGCGCATGATTACTCGCGTCGCGGCAACCCAACGCGCGATGTGGTTCAGCGGGCGCTGGCAGAACTGGAAGGTGGTGCTGGTGCAGTGCTTACTAATACCGGCATGTCCGCGATCCACCTGGTGACTACCGTCTTTTTGAAACCCGGCGATCTGCTGGTTGCGCCGCACGACTGCTACGGCGGCAGCTATCGCCTGTTCGACAGCCTGGCAAAACGCGGCTGTTATCGCGTGCTGTTTGTTGATCAAGGCGATGAACAGGCATTGCAGGCGGCACTGGCAGAAAAACCTAAACTGGTGCTGGTAGAAAGCCCAAGTAATCCATTGTTACGCGTCGTGGATATTGCGAAAATCTGCCATTTGGCAAGGGAAGTCGGGGCGGTGAGCGTGGTGGATAACACCTTCTTAAGCCCGGCATTGCAAAATCCGCTGGCATTGGGTGCCGATCTGGTGTTGCATTCATGCACGAAATATCTGAACGGTCACTCAGATGTGGTGGCTGGCGTGGTGATTGCTAAAGACCCGGACGTTGTCACCGAACTGGCCTGGTGGGCAAACAATATTGGCGTGACGGGCGGCGCGTTTGACAGCTATCTGCTGCTGCGCGGTTTGCGTACTCTGGTGCCGCGTATGGAGTTGGCGCAGCGCAACGCGCAGGTGATTGTGAAATATCTGCAAACCCAGCCATTGGTGAAAAAACTGTATCACCCGTCGCTGCCGGAAAATCAGGGGCATGAAATTGCCGCGCGCCAGCAAAAAGGCTTTGGCGCAATGTTGAGTTTTGAACTGGATGGCGATGAGCAGACGCTGCGTCGTTTCCTGGGCGGGCTGTCGTTGTTTACGCTGGCGGAATCATTAGGGGGAGTGGAAAGTTTAATCTCTCACGCCGCAACCATGACACATGCAGGCATGGCGCCAGAAGCGCGTGCTGCCGCCGGGATCTCCGAGACGCTGCTGCGTATCTCCACCGGTATTGAAGATGGCGAAGATTTAATTGCCGACCTGGAAAATGGCTTCCGGGCTGCAAACAAGGGGTAA